Part of the Candidatus Methylomirabilota bacterium genome is shown below.
CGCCCCGGGCCAAGGCGCGCGGCGTGCAGTTCCTGGAAGCGCCGGTGAGCGGCGGCGTCAGCGGGGCCCGGGCCGCCACCCTGGCCATCATGGTGGGCGGCGACGCCGAGCCGCTGTCGCGCGCTCAGCCCGTGCTCCGGGCCATCGGCCCCAACATCTTTCACGTCGGCCCGGCCGGCGCCGGCAACACCATGAAGGCCATCAACAACATGATGGCGTGCGTGAACAGCCTGGCCATGATGGAAGGGCTGGTGCTCGGGGTGAAGGCCGGGCTCGACCCGATGACGATCTACGACGTCGTGAAGGCGAGCAGCGGCGGCAGCAAGGCGCTGGAGCGCATTCCTCGCGCGCTCGTGCCCCGCGACTTCGCGCCGGGCTTCAAGGTAGCCCTGATGAACAAGGACCTCGACACGTTCAACGCCATCGCCCGCGAGCTACACGTGCCGGTGAGTTTCTCCAACGTCGCCCAGCGCTACGAGCAGGCGGCGCTGGCGGCCGGCCTGGGCGAGCAGGACACCAGCGTGGTCCTCACGATCATCGAGCGCCTGGCCGCCACGCAGGTCCCCGGCAAGACGCCCTGAGCGTCGAGAGCCATCGCGGCTCTCCTCAGCTGGCCAGCACCTCG
Proteins encoded:
- a CDS encoding NAD(P)-dependent oxidoreductase, whose product is MALTTGFIGVGNMGNPMAFNVLKAGFAMTVFDLDARAMDNLIQAGARKAAAAPEVVDGADIVLTSLPASPDVEAVYLEPGGLVDRARPGTILVDLSSVLPSTPRKIAPRAKARGVQFLEAPVSGGVSGARAATLAIMVGGDAEPLSRAQPVLRAIGPNIFHVGPAGAGNTMKAINNMMACVNSLAMMEGLVLGVKAGLDPMTIYDVVKASSGGSKALERIPRALVPRDFAPGFKVALMNKDLDTFNAIARELHVPVSFSNVAQRYEQAALAAGLGEQDTSVVLTIIERLAATQVPGKTP